From a single Endozoicomonas euniceicola genomic region:
- a CDS encoding DUF2909 domain-containing protein, with protein sequence MWLKILILVLFFAVLVCLARGLFYLITDRSGSAKLVNSLTARITLTALIMLIIVLAWLHGDIHSHAPWLYR encoded by the coding sequence ATGTGGTTAAAAATTCTTATTCTTGTTCTTTTCTTCGCCGTACTCGTCTGCCTGGCTCGGGGGCTTTTCTACCTCATCACCGACCGCAGCGGATCAGCCAAGCTCGTTAACTCTCTGACGGCACGTATCACCCTGACGGCTCTGATCATGCTGATCATTGTGCTGGCATGGCTGCACGGTGATATTCACAGCCATGCCCCCTGGTTATACCGGTAA
- a CDS encoding COX15/CtaA family protein, producing the protein METAKKKGFYLALFATALAMVVVVLGAYTRLVHAGLGCPDWPGCYGQLTVPETAREIAVAEALFPDSPVEVEKGWAEMIHRYVAGLLLLVVLSIALVSWKHRKEPGQPVVLPFFILGLITLQAAFGMWTVTLKLWPQVVTLHLLGGFATFSLLFLLTLRLSGMGWKKLPPDTAQGLKGLGIAGLLVVIAQITLGGWISSNYAALACPDLPMCQGQWLPSTDFAEGFDITQEIGPNYLGGQMDSAARTAIHLTHRMGALITVLVLLLLAVRVFKYGRQLPYSSRFSLKKIAASVVFILTVQVLLGLSNIVWHLPLLVAVAHNLFGALLLLSLVALNYRLHVSGDE; encoded by the coding sequence ATGGAAACGGCTAAAAAGAAAGGCTTTTATCTGGCATTGTTTGCTACCGCTCTGGCAATGGTTGTGGTGGTATTGGGCGCTTATACTCGACTGGTTCATGCGGGGCTGGGCTGTCCTGACTGGCCGGGCTGTTATGGGCAGTTGACCGTTCCTGAAACCGCAAGGGAAATAGCCGTGGCCGAAGCTTTATTCCCTGATTCACCCGTAGAGGTTGAAAAAGGCTGGGCGGAAATGATTCACCGCTATGTAGCCGGTCTGTTACTTCTGGTGGTGCTGAGTATTGCACTGGTTTCGTGGAAGCACCGTAAAGAGCCGGGTCAGCCGGTTGTTCTCCCTTTCTTTATCCTTGGACTAATTACTTTGCAGGCCGCTTTTGGTATGTGGACAGTAACGCTGAAGCTGTGGCCTCAGGTGGTGACCCTGCATCTTCTGGGAGGCTTTGCCACTTTCAGCCTGTTGTTTCTTCTAACTCTTCGGCTGTCTGGCATGGGCTGGAAAAAGCTGCCTCCGGATACTGCTCAGGGTTTAAAAGGGTTGGGTATAGCAGGCTTGCTGGTAGTCATTGCCCAAATCACTCTGGGGGGCTGGATCAGCTCAAACTATGCAGCCCTCGCCTGCCCTGACCTGCCCATGTGTCAGGGGCAATGGCTGCCCTCCACTGACTTTGCAGAAGGGTTTGATATCACTCAGGAGATAGGCCCGAATTATCTGGGCGGACAGATGGACTCTGCTGCCCGAACGGCTATTCACCTGACTCATCGAATGGGTGCTTTAATAACAGTGCTGGTGCTATTGCTGCTAGCTGTCCGAGTGTTCAAATACGGTAGACAACTGCCTTATAGTTCACGATTCAGCCTGAAAAAAATAGCAGCCAGCGTCGTGTTTATTCTGACGGTTCAGGTACTGCTTGGGCTCAGCAATATTGTCTGGCACCTGCCATTACTGGTGGCTGTTGCACATAATTTATTTGGGGCTTTGCTGCTGTTGTCTCTGGTAGCTTTAAATTATCGATTACATGTTTCAGGGGATGAATGA
- the ctaD gene encoding cytochrome c oxidase subunit I — protein sequence MTEQTLEHHDDHHHGPAKGLMRWVLTTNHKDIGSMYLWFSFIMFLTGGAMAMVIRAELFQPGLQIVEPAFFNQMTTMHGLIMVFGAVMPAFVGLANWMIPIMIGAPDMALPRMNNWSFWILPFAALMLVSTLFMEGGGPNFGWTFYAPLSTHYSPPSTTYFVFAIHMLGISSIMGAINIIATILNLRAPGMTMMKMPLFVWTWLITAYLLIAVMPVLAGAVTMVLMDIHFGTSFFNAGGGGDPVLFQHIFWFFGHPEVYIMILPSFGIVSAIIPTFARKPLFGYTSMVYATSSIAFLSFIVWAHHMFTVGIPLVGELFFMYATMLIAVPTGVKVFNWVTTMFRGAMTFETPMLFAIAFVVLFTIGGFSGLMLSIAPADFQYHDTYFVVAHFHYVLVPGAIFAIFAAVYYWIPKWTGHMYDETLAKTHFWLSFIGMNLTFFPMHFVGLAGMPRRIPDYALQFADFNQIASIGGFLFGATQLLFLFIVIKCIRSGKKAEAQVWETAEGLEWSLPSPAPYHTFTTPPDVK from the coding sequence ATGACCGAACAGACACTTGAACATCACGACGATCACCATCACGGTCCGGCAAAAGGCTTAATGCGCTGGGTGTTGACCACCAACCACAAAGATATTGGCTCGATGTATTTGTGGTTCAGTTTCATTATGTTTCTGACGGGTGGCGCCATGGCAATGGTCATCCGGGCCGAACTGTTTCAGCCCGGATTACAGATAGTCGAGCCAGCATTTTTTAACCAGATGACCACCATGCATGGGCTGATCATGGTGTTTGGTGCGGTTATGCCTGCTTTTGTCGGGCTCGCGAACTGGATGATTCCGATTATGATTGGCGCGCCTGATATGGCGTTGCCAAGAATGAATAACTGGAGTTTCTGGATTCTGCCCTTTGCTGCCCTGATGCTGGTGAGTACTCTGTTTATGGAAGGTGGCGGCCCTAACTTTGGATGGACGTTCTATGCGCCGTTGTCCACTCATTATTCCCCACCTTCAACGACCTACTTCGTTTTTGCCATTCACATGCTGGGTATCTCGTCGATTATGGGGGCCATTAACATCATTGCCACCATCCTCAACCTGCGTGCCCCAGGCATGACCATGATGAAAATGCCGTTGTTCGTCTGGACCTGGCTGATCACTGCCTACCTTCTGATTGCGGTCATGCCGGTTCTGGCTGGTGCGGTGACCATGGTACTGATGGACATCCATTTCGGTACCAGTTTCTTTAATGCGGGGGGCGGTGGTGACCCTGTGCTGTTCCAGCATATCTTCTGGTTCTTCGGGCATCCGGAAGTGTACATCATGATACTGCCATCGTTCGGTATCGTGTCTGCCATTATCCCTACCTTTGCCCGCAAGCCGCTGTTTGGTTATACGTCGATGGTCTATGCCACCAGTAGTATTGCATTCCTGTCGTTTATTGTGTGGGCGCATCACATGTTCACAGTAGGAATTCCGCTGGTAGGTGAACTGTTCTTTATGTATGCCACCATGTTGATTGCGGTGCCAACCGGCGTGAAGGTTTTCAACTGGGTAACTACTATGTTTCGTGGCGCCATGACCTTCGAAACGCCTATGCTGTTTGCCATTGCTTTTGTGGTGCTGTTCACCATTGGTGGTTTCTCCGGGCTGATGCTGTCCATTGCGCCGGCCGATTTCCAGTACCATGACACTTACTTTGTGGTGGCACACTTCCACTATGTTCTGGTGCCTGGTGCTATTTTCGCCATCTTTGCCGCTGTGTATTACTGGATCCCCAAGTGGACCGGTCATATGTACGACGAAACGCTGGCAAAAACCCACTTCTGGTTGTCGTTTATTGGCATGAACCTGACATTCTTCCCAATGCATTTTGTTGGCCTGGCAGGCATGCCCAGACGAATTCCGGATTATGCTCTGCAATTTGCCGACTTTAACCAAATCGCCAGCATTGGGGGCTTTCTGTTTGGAGCCACGCAGTTATTGTTCCTGTTCATTGTGATTAAGTGCATTCGTAGTGGTAAAAAAGCGGAAGCGCAGGTTTGGGAAACCGCAGAAGGACTGGAGTGGAGCCTGCCTTCCCCGGCACCCTACCACACCTTTACGACTCCTCCTGATGTGAAGTAA
- a CDS encoding GNAT family N-acetyltransferase → MAIEVIEVDYTNQQQAEDLAALLNEYAKDPMGGNESLDPYVRENLAKELNKVPNAFSILCYVDKKPAAFANCFESFSTFKCKPLINIHDIAVKYDFRGKHLSQIILDKIEYIANRRQCCKITLEVLNGNAAAKKAYQKFGFEPYQLDGDTGNAEFWQKELVHK, encoded by the coding sequence ATGGCCATTGAAGTGATAGAAGTTGATTATACAAACCAACAACAGGCTGAAGACCTTGCCGCTCTTCTTAACGAGTATGCAAAAGATCCAATGGGTGGAAATGAATCATTAGATCCTTACGTTAGAGAAAATCTGGCTAAAGAGCTTAATAAAGTCCCCAATGCTTTTAGCATTCTTTGCTATGTTGACAAAAAACCTGCTGCGTTTGCGAATTGTTTTGAGTCATTTTCTACATTCAAGTGCAAGCCACTCATAAATATTCATGATATTGCTGTAAAATATGACTTTAGAGGTAAACATCTCAGCCAAATTATTCTGGATAAAATTGAGTACATTGCGAATAGAAGACAATGCTGCAAAATCACACTGGAAGTTCTTAATGGAAATGCCGCTGCAAAAAAAGCCTACCAAAAATTTGGATTTGAACCCTATCAGTTAGACGGTGATACTGGTAATGCAGAGTTTTGGCAAAAAGAATTAGTACACAAATAA
- the coxB gene encoding cytochrome c oxidase subunit II, with translation MRALFLLATGFIGSLLPVRLMADWQVNMTEGVTAVSRSIYGLHMTIFIICVVIGVLVFGVMFYSIIMHRKSRGVEPQHFHESTLVEIAWTTIPFLILVLMAIPATKTLIDIYNTDEAEVDIKITGYQWKWQYEYLGEGVSFFSNLSTPKEQIYNVRNKENNYLLEVDEPLVLPVGQKVRFLVTAADVIHSWWVPAFAVKRDAIPGFINEAWTKIERPGIYRGQCAELCGKNHGYMPIVVDARTPEDFESWLSEKRQEAEKVKQLTQENWDMDKLMKLGKTTYEKICAACHQVGGEGMPPLFPALKGADMTVKADGLEGHVDIVMNGKKGSAMQAFANQLNEAELAAVITYERNAWGNNTGQIVTPKQILEYKKTGELKPDDSAKPAANQQQAALNNPASL, from the coding sequence ATGCGAGCACTTTTTCTTCTTGCTACCGGTTTTATTGGTAGCTTGTTGCCGGTACGCCTGATGGCGGACTGGCAGGTCAATATGACTGAGGGGGTGACGGCTGTCAGCCGTTCCATCTACGGTCTTCACATGACAATTTTCATCATCTGCGTCGTTATTGGCGTGCTGGTGTTTGGCGTCATGTTCTATTCAATCATCATGCATCGAAAGTCCCGTGGTGTTGAACCGCAGCATTTTCATGAAAGTACGCTGGTTGAAATTGCCTGGACCACGATTCCGTTCCTTATTCTGGTTTTAATGGCTATTCCTGCCACCAAAACCCTCATAGACATTTACAACACTGATGAAGCCGAAGTGGATATTAAAATCACGGGCTACCAATGGAAGTGGCAGTACGAATATCTGGGAGAAGGCGTTTCATTCTTTAGTAATCTGTCGACGCCGAAAGAACAGATTTACAACGTCCGCAACAAAGAAAATAACTACCTGCTGGAAGTGGATGAACCATTGGTATTACCCGTCGGCCAAAAGGTTCGTTTTCTTGTCACCGCCGCAGACGTTATCCACTCCTGGTGGGTTCCGGCCTTCGCCGTTAAGCGCGACGCAATTCCCGGATTTATTAACGAAGCCTGGACTAAAATTGAAAGGCCAGGCATTTACCGTGGGCAATGCGCCGAACTGTGCGGCAAGAATCACGGCTACATGCCGATTGTGGTTGATGCCAGAACACCTGAGGATTTTGAATCCTGGCTGTCGGAGAAAAGACAGGAAGCAGAAAAGGTCAAACAGTTAACCCAGGAAAACTGGGACATGGATAAGTTGATGAAGCTGGGCAAAACCACTTACGAAAAAATCTGCGCAGCCTGTCATCAGGTGGGCGGAGAGGGAATGCCTCCATTGTTCCCGGCATTAAAAGGAGCTGATATGACGGTTAAGGCTGACGGGCTTGAAGGCCATGTTGATATCGTTATGAACGGCAAAAAAGGGTCAGCCATGCAGGCGTTCGCCAACCAGCTGAATGAAGCCGAGCTGGCTGCCGTTATCACCTATGAGCGAAACGCATGGGGCAATAACACCGGTCAGATTGTCACTCCAAAACAGATTCTTGAGTACAAGAAGACAGGAGAGCTGAAACCAGACGACAGCGCCAAACCTGCTGCAAACCAACAGCAAGCTGCTCTTAACAATCCAGCATCGCTGTGA
- a CDS encoding manganese-dependent inorganic pyrophosphatase, translating into MIQVVGHSNPDSDSICSSLVAAEWLKMSRGLEAVAVAQGEITGETAFILNEAGVTAPALCGSVEGEKVWLVDFTDLGQGPEGLDKADIMGVIDHHRLGDLTTVNPLEMWIWPVGCSSTILFNLFRMENVKIERSVAILMLGAIISDTVAFRSPTCIDKDREAARQLAEEAGVSLYDFADRLLRAKTNLDGLTIDSLVDRDLKQYAINGANVVVGQVEIASFEQVEDKMEALDAELQARCVQGGFKLAALMLTDITSSTTRLLAQGEWAKKLKSDSADRWVQMEDTLSRKKQAWPWIQKTLAA; encoded by the coding sequence ATGATCCAGGTTGTAGGTCACAGTAATCCCGATTCCGATAGTATTTGTTCATCACTGGTTGCTGCTGAGTGGCTGAAAATGTCCCGCGGCCTTGAAGCGGTTGCGGTTGCCCAGGGTGAAATCACTGGTGAAACCGCCTTTATCCTGAATGAAGCTGGAGTTACAGCGCCTGCTCTGTGTGGAAGTGTTGAAGGCGAAAAAGTATGGCTGGTGGATTTCACCGACCTGGGTCAGGGGCCTGAAGGCCTCGATAAAGCGGATATTATGGGCGTTATTGACCACCACCGCCTGGGCGACCTGACCACTGTTAATCCGCTGGAAATGTGGATCTGGCCTGTGGGTTGCAGCTCTACCATCCTGTTCAACCTGTTCCGTATGGAAAACGTGAAGATCGAGCGCTCCGTTGCCATTCTGATGCTGGGTGCCATCATCAGTGACACCGTTGCTTTCCGTTCTCCAACCTGTATCGATAAAGACCGTGAAGCCGCCAGACAGCTGGCTGAAGAAGCGGGTGTCAGCCTGTATGACTTTGCTGACCGTCTGCTGCGCGCCAAGACCAATCTGGACGGCCTGACTATCGACAGCCTGGTAGACCGTGACCTGAAGCAGTATGCCATTAACGGTGCCAACGTAGTGGTAGGTCAGGTGGAAATCGCCAGCTTCGAGCAGGTTGAAGATAAAATGGAAGCCCTGGACGCTGAGTTACAGGCTCGCTGCGTACAAGGCGGTTTCAAACTGGCTGCTCTGATGCTGACGGATATCACGTCTTCAACCACTCGCCTGCTGGCGCAGGGGGAGTGGGCTAAAAAGCTGAAGTCCGACAGTGCCGACCGCTGGGTGCAGATGGAAGATACCCTGAGCCGTAAGAAGCAGGCATGGCCGTGGATTCAAAAGACTCTGGCTGCATAA
- a CDS encoding SURF1 family protein: MLKYRIKLSLLVILLLPLLVFLGLWQFSRYEQKLELEQMLTERLAMSPLFYSEVKRFPDPMYLPVTVQGRFDASRYFLRDNQVYEGLAGYELIMPFTTTDGRSLLVNRGWLGSESRETLPDIKTPEAVVELTGTLYRPLGKAFTLGDDIWAESWPKRIQTLDFNKMKTALNLEVPSMLLVLADRQPGALQVRPVTMKTTSGKHLGYSFQWFTMALVLLGLYLWQMIKFRKHQHAGSHL; this comes from the coding sequence ATGTTGAAGTATAGAATCAAGTTGTCGCTGTTGGTGATACTGTTACTGCCCCTGCTGGTATTTCTTGGGCTGTGGCAGTTCTCCCGCTATGAGCAAAAGCTGGAACTTGAGCAGATGCTGACTGAGCGTCTGGCTATGTCCCCTCTGTTTTACTCTGAAGTAAAACGCTTTCCTGACCCCATGTACCTGCCTGTAACCGTACAGGGGCGGTTTGATGCTTCCCGTTATTTTTTACGTGACAATCAGGTGTATGAAGGTCTGGCAGGGTATGAGCTGATTATGCCTTTTACGACAACTGACGGACGTTCTCTACTGGTCAACCGGGGCTGGCTGGGCAGTGAATCCAGGGAGACGCTGCCTGACATTAAAACACCGGAAGCGGTGGTTGAGCTGACGGGTACGCTTTATCGTCCTTTAGGAAAAGCCTTCACCCTGGGCGACGATATCTGGGCTGAATCATGGCCCAAGCGCATTCAGACACTGGACTTCAACAAAATGAAAACCGCACTAAACCTGGAAGTTCCATCCATGCTGCTGGTTCTGGCGGATCGGCAACCGGGTGCTTTACAGGTTCGTCCGGTCACCATGAAAACAACATCCGGCAAGCACCTTGGCTATTCGTTTCAGTGGTTCACTATGGCGCTGGTACTGCTGGGACTTTACCTCTGGCAAATGATCAAATTCAGGAAGCACCAGCATGCAGGAAGTCACCTATAA
- a CDS encoding cytochrome c oxidase assembly protein, translating into MTDKENREEQTVDLSRRTVLRTALVAGGMFGFGFAMVPIYDVFCKVTGLNGKTDPNPYTGKAEMDTSRIIKVQFVATKNAGMIWDFHPDISEVEVHPGQVGELSFYARNPTSERMIGQAIPSVTPFQATNYLHKVECFCFTTQTLDAGEEKVMPLRIIVDQELPRHITKLTLSYTLFDVTTMGERTLKS; encoded by the coding sequence ATGACGGATAAGGAAAACAGAGAAGAACAAACTGTCGATCTGTCACGGCGAACCGTATTGCGTACCGCACTGGTTGCGGGCGGTATGTTTGGGTTTGGTTTCGCTATGGTGCCCATTTACGACGTTTTCTGCAAAGTCACGGGCCTGAATGGCAAGACGGACCCAAACCCTTATACCGGCAAAGCGGAAATGGATACGAGTCGTATTATCAAAGTGCAATTTGTGGCAACGAAAAATGCAGGGATGATCTGGGATTTTCATCCGGATATTTCAGAAGTTGAAGTGCATCCCGGTCAGGTGGGAGAGCTTAGCTTTTACGCTCGCAACCCAACCAGTGAGCGAATGATCGGTCAGGCAATACCCAGTGTCACGCCCTTTCAGGCCACTAATTATCTGCACAAGGTGGAATGTTTCTGTTTTACTACCCAGACCCTTGATGCAGGCGAAGAAAAAGTCATGCCGCTGAGAATTATTGTGGATCAGGAATTACCCCGGCATATCACCAAACTAACCCTGTCGTACACTCTGTTTGATGTGACGACCATGGGGGAAAGGACGCTGAAGTCTTGA
- the cyoE gene encoding heme o synthase, with product MNKVTYSEPVQWKDYLELTKPKVVALMVLTVVIGMCLATPGIVPLDVLLFGNTGIALSAASAAVINHVVDRRIDNIMARTHKRPVAEGRIAPAQAITFAFVLGVTGMAILVWLVNPLTAWLTLASLIGYAVVYTSFLKRATPQNIVIGGLAGAAPPLLGWTSVTGQFEGNALLLVLIIFAWTPPHFWALAIHRKKEYAKADIPMLPVTHGEAYTKLHIVLYTVIMILVSVLPFLTGMSGLLYLAGALGLGGRFLYWSMALMRDSRPHAAIKTFKYSITYLMLLFVFLLADHYTTF from the coding sequence ATGAACAAGGTAACGTACAGCGAACCCGTCCAGTGGAAGGACTATCTGGAACTGACCAAGCCCAAAGTGGTTGCGCTGATGGTGCTGACTGTGGTGATAGGCATGTGCCTGGCAACGCCGGGTATTGTGCCACTGGATGTACTGTTGTTTGGTAATACTGGCATCGCTTTGTCAGCCGCTTCAGCAGCGGTTATCAACCATGTGGTTGACCGGCGCATTGATAACATCATGGCTCGAACGCACAAGCGACCGGTAGCAGAAGGAAGAATCGCCCCCGCACAGGCAATAACCTTTGCCTTTGTTCTGGGCGTAACGGGGATGGCTATTCTGGTCTGGCTGGTTAACCCCCTGACGGCCTGGCTGACACTTGCGTCCTTAATAGGTTATGCCGTGGTTTACACGTCGTTCTTAAAGCGTGCAACGCCACAAAATATTGTGATTGGCGGGCTGGCCGGAGCCGCCCCTCCCCTGCTGGGCTGGACATCGGTAACAGGACAGTTTGAGGGTAATGCCCTACTGCTGGTACTGATCATCTTTGCCTGGACCCCTCCGCACTTCTGGGCTCTGGCTATTCACCGTAAAAAAGAGTACGCCAAAGCTGATATTCCCATGCTGCCAGTCACCCATGGCGAGGCCTATACCAAACTGCATATCGTGCTTTATACCGTGATTATGATTCTGGTCAGCGTGCTGCCTTTTCTCACGGGAATGAGTGGTTTACTCTATCTGGCCGGTGCTTTGGGGCTGGGGGGACGATTCCTGTACTGGTCAATGGCCCTGATGCGTGACAGTCGCCCCCATGCTGCCATTAAGACGTTCAAATACTCCATCACCTATCTGATGCTGTTGTTTGTCTTTTTACTGGCAGACCACTACACGACATTTTAA
- a CDS encoding DNA cytosine methyltransferase, with translation MLNNKRVLSLFSGCGGMDLGFEGGFSVAREFINPEIFRHFASPEDGMVYLPETSFQTVFANDILKYAESAWKPFFQQRGVDSEFVFHTESIVDLVKKHKSGEFEFPENIDVVTGGFPCQDFSVAGKRNGFNSHKCHHNAMGTEVSAEESRGSLYLWMREVVEITKPKVFVAENVKGLVSLGDAKKIIENDFRNIDQGYLVVPARVLFAPDYGIPQRRERVIFIGLSLRHLNPGVAQLIESGKIDVYPPRTHSEQGNDRLAPYSQVRHALRGLEEPGVSNDLAQQKFSKAKYCPGTQGQAEVSYHGVAPTIRAEHHGNIEYRRLSRENGGKNTEELDLGLVERRLTVRECARIQTFPDSYEFVRSKRKGVEYPLSASGAYKVIGNAVPPLLAYHIARHIEALWVGMFNDVTVAETQVNLFEAEAACA, from the coding sequence GTGTTGAATAATAAACGAGTACTATCGCTTTTTAGTGGCTGTGGAGGCATGGATTTAGGATTTGAGGGTGGCTTTTCTGTCGCCAGGGAATTTATTAATCCTGAGATATTTCGTCATTTCGCCAGCCCTGAAGACGGCATGGTGTACTTGCCGGAAACGAGCTTTCAGACAGTTTTCGCTAACGACATACTCAAATACGCCGAAAGTGCCTGGAAACCTTTTTTCCAGCAAAGGGGCGTAGACTCTGAATTCGTTTTTCATACGGAAAGTATTGTTGATCTGGTAAAAAAACATAAGTCCGGCGAGTTTGAATTTCCAGAGAATATCGATGTGGTAACGGGCGGCTTTCCTTGTCAGGACTTCAGTGTTGCCGGTAAGCGTAATGGATTCAATTCCCACAAGTGCCATCATAATGCAATGGGTACGGAAGTGTCCGCCGAAGAAAGTCGTGGTAGCCTGTATCTTTGGATGAGAGAGGTCGTTGAAATCACCAAGCCTAAGGTATTTGTCGCTGAAAACGTAAAAGGCCTTGTTTCCTTGGGAGACGCTAAAAAGATTATTGAAAATGACTTCAGGAATATTGATCAAGGCTATCTGGTTGTTCCTGCCCGGGTGCTTTTTGCGCCTGATTATGGCATTCCCCAACGTCGGGAGCGGGTGATTTTTATTGGACTGAGCTTGAGGCACCTAAACCCCGGGGTCGCACAGCTTATAGAGAGTGGAAAAATTGATGTTTACCCGCCACGGACACACTCAGAACAGGGGAATGATCGGCTAGCGCCCTATTCTCAGGTTCGACATGCGTTAAGAGGGTTAGAAGAGCCAGGGGTATCAAACGATCTGGCACAACAGAAATTCTCCAAGGCTAAGTACTGTCCGGGGACTCAGGGGCAGGCCGAGGTTTCTTATCATGGTGTCGCTCCTACCATAAGAGCTGAACATCACGGCAATATTGAGTATCGACGCTTGTCCAGGGAGAATGGCGGAAAAAATACAGAAGAGTTAGATCTTGGTTTGGTCGAACGTCGTTTAACTGTCCGCGAATGCGCAAGGATTCAAACCTTTCCCGACAGTTATGAATTCGTTCGGTCAAAGAGGAAAGGCGTGGAATACCCATTAAGCGCTTCAGGAGCTTACAAAGTTATTGGTAATGCCGTTCCGCCACTGCTGGCTTACCATATCGCTCGTCATATTGAAGCCCTATGGGTCGGCATGTTTAACGATGTGACAGTAGCAGAAACGCAAGTCAATTTGTTTGAGGCAGAAGCAGCTTGTGCTTAA
- a CDS encoding cytochrome c oxidase subunit 3 yields the protein MADEGSYYVPAQSKWPIIASVGMFVTLAGAGMMMNDMSAGVKDSNAHYVLFGGALIMAYMLFGWFGNVIRESHAGLYSAQMDRSFRWGMSWFIFSEIMFFFAFFGTLFYIRMFTIPWLGGEGHGEMTNKLLWPEFAAQWPLMKTPDNETFPGPDAIVDPFHLPLLNTLLLVASSITLTIAHHALRKDERTKVKVWLVATLILGFAFLFFQAEEYIEAYNELGLTLNAGIYGSTFFILTGFHGAHVTLGALMLTVMLFRIFKGHFEPEKHFAFEAASWYWHFVDVVWIGLFIFVYLL from the coding sequence ATGGCTGACGAAGGTAGCTATTATGTTCCGGCACAGAGCAAGTGGCCCATCATAGCCTCTGTCGGCATGTTTGTGACGCTTGCGGGTGCGGGCATGATGATGAACGATATGTCTGCCGGTGTAAAAGATTCCAATGCACACTACGTGCTGTTTGGTGGTGCGCTGATTATGGCTTATATGCTGTTTGGCTGGTTTGGCAATGTCATCAGGGAATCCCATGCCGGTCTTTACAGCGCACAGATGGACCGTAGCTTTCGCTGGGGGATGAGCTGGTTCATTTTCTCGGAAATCATGTTCTTCTTCGCCTTTTTTGGCACACTGTTTTACATTCGGATGTTCACAATTCCCTGGCTCGGTGGTGAGGGGCACGGGGAGATGACGAACAAGCTGTTATGGCCGGAATTTGCCGCCCAATGGCCGCTGATGAAGACACCGGATAATGAGACCTTTCCTGGCCCGGACGCTATTGTTGACCCTTTCCACCTTCCTCTCTTAAACACGTTATTACTGGTCGCTTCCAGTATCACCCTGACCATTGCCCATCATGCCTTGCGCAAAGATGAGCGCACTAAAGTTAAAGTCTGGCTGGTGGCAACCCTGATCCTCGGTTTTGCATTCCTGTTCTTTCAGGCAGAAGAATACATTGAGGCCTACAACGAACTGGGGTTAACCCTGAATGCGGGCATTTATGGTTCCACCTTCTTTATCCTGACGGGGTTCCATGGAGCCCATGTCACGCTTGGGGCGCTGATGCTGACTGTTATGTTGTTCAGAATTTTCAAAGGCCACTTTGAGCCTGAAAAGCATTTTGCCTTTGAGGCCGCCAGCTGGTACTGGCACTTTGTAGACGTGGTCTGGATCGGTCTGTTTATCTTTGTCTATCTACTGTGA
- a CDS encoding SCO family protein: MKKQIKGNVSKTVLLLLAAVGMVFGLTFYKYSTRPSLSLEDLQKMGTVVFKTPRSFQMADLTDHNGKLYNSGNQKGQWTLMYFGYTFCPDICPTTLSQLNGMDKQLKQDNLNLAQQMRYVLVSVDPRRDTVEKLKGYVPYFNKDFIGVTGEVKDIHNLTVQLNVPYTPVLNPEDEFYLVDHSANLAIINPAGEYHGFIRPPLEPAKLTRIMTAVDENYRR, translated from the coding sequence ATGAAAAAACAGATAAAAGGCAATGTCAGTAAAACCGTACTGTTACTTCTGGCGGCTGTCGGCATGGTGTTTGGCTTAACGTTTTATAAATACTCAACCAGACCGTCTCTTTCTCTCGAAGACCTGCAAAAAATGGGTACTGTCGTGTTCAAAACGCCCCGGTCTTTCCAGATGGCGGACCTGACAGACCACAACGGCAAACTATACAACAGCGGTAATCAGAAAGGTCAATGGACACTGATGTACTTTGGCTACACATTCTGTCCGGATATCTGTCCAACGACACTGAGCCAGTTGAATGGAATGGATAAACAACTAAAGCAGGACAATCTAAATCTGGCTCAACAGATGAGGTATGTGCTGGTATCCGTTGACCCTCGCCGGGATACGGTAGAGAAACTGAAAGGTTATGTGCCTTACTTTAACAAAGACTTTATTGGTGTGACCGGAGAGGTAAAAGACATTCATAACCTCACGGTGCAGCTTAATGTTCCCTATACGCCAGTGCTTAATCCTGAGGATGAATTTTATCTGGTCGACCACAGTGCTAACCTGGCTATCATCAACCCGGCAGGCGAATACCACGGTTTTATCCGCCCTCCCCTGGAGCCTGCAAAGCTTACCCGGATCATGACCGCTGTTGATGAAAACTACAGGCGTTAG